One stretch of Paenibacillus sp. FSL R5-0341 DNA includes these proteins:
- a CDS encoding ABC transporter ATP-binding protein, with amino-acid sequence MKPLLSVNNLSVTYKGDSLALQELSFSMNKGEIIGIVGESGSGKSTLIRALLGLLPEGGRYTGGEISFQEKMLLRDSRLDWAGVRGKRIAMVFQDSGSYLNPIRSIGSQYIEAIRTHFTLSRKAARIMAVNMLSDMGLHDPERIMCAYPSQLSGGMKQRTAIAMAVTMEPELLLADEPTSALDVTTQNEVMNRLSELRSRQGTGMIIVTHNIAVAAHMADRIGVMWGGTLVEMEDTFRVISDPRHEYTRKLLSAVPELEGNVHGS; translated from the coding sequence ATGAAGCCGCTGCTTAGTGTCAATAACCTTTCCGTAACCTACAAGGGTGATTCTCTGGCTCTACAGGAATTGTCCTTCTCCATGAATAAGGGGGAGATTATCGGAATTGTAGGTGAAAGTGGGAGTGGAAAGTCGACCCTGATTCGGGCCTTGCTTGGCCTGTTACCAGAAGGTGGTCGGTACACCGGAGGAGAGATCTCATTTCAGGAAAAAATGCTTCTACGTGACTCGCGATTGGATTGGGCTGGAGTGCGCGGGAAGCGGATCGCCATGGTGTTTCAGGACAGTGGTTCGTACCTTAATCCGATTCGCAGCATCGGCAGTCAGTATATCGAAGCAATTCGTACTCATTTCACCTTGTCCAGAAAAGCTGCTCGAATCATGGCCGTAAATATGCTCTCGGACATGGGATTGCATGATCCGGAACGAATTATGTGTGCATATCCCTCGCAGCTTAGTGGGGGCATGAAACAACGCACGGCAATTGCTATGGCGGTTACGATGGAACCTGAACTCTTACTTGCAGATGAGCCGACAAGTGCATTGGATGTGACGACACAAAATGAAGTAATGAATCGATTGAGCGAGCTTCGCTCCCGTCAAGGGACAGGCATGATCATCGTCACGCATAACATTGCCGTTGCAGCTCATATGGCTGACCGAATTGGTGTCATGTGGGGTGGTACATTGGTTGAAATGGAAGATACTTTCCGCGTCATATCCGATCCTCGGCATGAGTATACTCGCAAGCTACTTAGTGCTGTACCTGAATTGGAGGGAAATGTTCATGGCTCATGA
- a CDS encoding S-layer homology domain-containing protein, producing MRKMMISGVTALALLTGGIVGFGSVGSSVEAAQATTKFKDVPATHWASSAINSAVEQGYFKGYADGTFKPSSPVTKAEMASILGRLSDQPNASTQEQNNFTDIPEWAKSGVSIAIAKGFISPSNYKGKLDAQGALQRGEMATWLTQGLTVVDPEYKQAFSDVTNTVVPAKEYFTGKLASAQKNAVAVALGTGLMSVANDKTFGVDRTTTRAEVAVLIARYAAVAKTKPDDFQGLNELRAVGLTGTNLSVIANSFKKTPERKIILSSNQKYDEVVNDDFSKVRNKEIVTDTNYADLKVLNWIIVDTNVASNSRSIYYPVFVDEGVKLQNDRYFSFVEFDLNIKSASMNQPQAGSLLNSATFNPLASPQSKSFLSYGAPKTGDYTLNRGVFGVTNPIYWAQGMLHFNQSVTRAVTLETKEGAIFSVIDTK from the coding sequence ATGAGAAAAATGATGATTTCTGGCGTAACGGCATTGGCTTTATTAACAGGGGGTATCGTAGGTTTTGGAAGTGTTGGGAGTTCTGTAGAAGCCGCACAAGCCACAACTAAATTCAAGGACGTTCCAGCTACACACTGGGCATCCTCAGCAATTAATTCGGCCGTGGAACAAGGGTATTTCAAAGGATATGCCGACGGAACATTTAAACCAAGCTCACCTGTCACCAAAGCTGAAATGGCAAGTATCCTAGGACGTCTATCCGACCAGCCTAATGCATCAACACAAGAACAAAACAATTTCACGGACATACCCGAGTGGGCAAAGAGCGGTGTCTCTATTGCTATAGCAAAAGGTTTTATCAGCCCTTCTAATTACAAGGGGAAATTGGATGCACAAGGTGCTCTTCAACGAGGCGAAATGGCTACATGGTTGACGCAAGGATTAACCGTAGTTGATCCTGAGTACAAACAAGCATTCTCTGATGTGACCAACACCGTTGTGCCTGCAAAGGAATATTTCACAGGCAAACTCGCAAGCGCTCAAAAGAATGCAGTAGCCGTTGCCCTGGGAACGGGATTAATGAGTGTAGCAAACGATAAAACATTTGGTGTGGATCGTACCACCACTCGGGCAGAAGTTGCTGTGTTAATTGCCCGTTATGCAGCAGTTGCCAAGACTAAGCCTGACGATTTTCAAGGTTTAAATGAGCTGCGAGCAGTGGGTTTGACGGGGACGAATTTGAGTGTTATTGCAAATTCTTTTAAAAAAACACCTGAAAGAAAAATTATTCTATCCAGCAATCAGAAGTACGATGAGGTTGTGAACGATGACTTTTCAAAAGTTAGAAATAAAGAGATCGTTACCGATACAAATTATGCAGATCTTAAAGTTTTGAATTGGATTATTGTTGATACTAATGTCGCTAGTAATAGCCGTAGCATTTATTATCCCGTTTTTGTAGATGAAGGAGTAAAACTCCAAAATGATAGGTATTTTTCTTTTGTTGAGTTTGATTTAAATATTAAATCGGCATCCATGAACCAACCACAAGCCGGAAGTCTCCTTAATTCAGCTACTTTTAATCCTCTGGCTTCCCCTCAGTCAAAATCATTTTTGTCATACGGAGCTCCAAAAACAGGAGATTACACTTTGAACAGAGGAGTATTTGGAGTTACAAACCCTATATATTGGGCACAAGGAATGTTACATTTTAATCAATCTGTGACGAGGGCTGTGACCTTAGAAACCAAAGAGGGGGCAATCTTTAGTGTCATCGATACAAAATAA
- the nikC gene encoding nickel transporter permease, which yields MRAFRLVLLQNRWFTFLLSLTVFWIILAMVAPLLAPHDPLATNFAKVLQPSDAEYPLGTDQLGRCVLSRLLYGARTSLLLTFMMIGIVFVLGVAIGVIAGFARGLTDTVLMRLSDTLMAFPGLIFAIAVVGMLGPGLFNTVLALSVVWWAKYARMARSLVISLQQKEYVAAAAFSGARKIQIIGRTILPNMMSPLIVMAMMDVGGMMLSISGLSFLGLGAQPPNPEWGAMLNEGRRYLQTAPWLLIYPGLAIFSTVIIFNLLGDSLRDVLDPKKNTA from the coding sequence GATAATTCTCGCCATGGTTGCACCGCTACTTGCACCACACGATCCACTAGCAACGAACTTTGCCAAAGTGTTGCAGCCATCCGACGCCGAATATCCCCTTGGAACCGATCAGCTTGGCCGCTGTGTATTGTCACGTCTTCTGTACGGGGCACGAACCTCGTTGCTGCTAACCTTTATGATGATTGGTATTGTGTTCGTACTAGGTGTAGCAATTGGGGTCATCGCCGGATTTGCGCGGGGTCTGACGGATACGGTGCTTATGCGGCTGTCTGATACATTAATGGCGTTTCCCGGCCTTATTTTTGCGATCGCTGTGGTAGGCATGCTTGGACCGGGATTGTTCAATACGGTGCTGGCACTGTCGGTTGTCTGGTGGGCGAAATATGCACGGATGGCCAGAAGCCTGGTGATTTCCCTTCAGCAAAAGGAATATGTCGCTGCCGCTGCTTTCAGCGGAGCACGTAAGATCCAGATCATCGGCAGGACGATCCTGCCTAATATGATGTCTCCACTCATCGTCATGGCGATGATGGATGTGGGGGGGATGATGCTGTCCATCTCGGGGTTGTCGTTTCTCGGGCTTGGCGCGCAGCCACCGAACCCCGAGTGGGGGGCCATGTTAAATGAAGGCAGAAGATATTTGCAGACTGCGCCGTGGTTGTTGATTTATCCGGGCCTGGCGATATTTAGCACTGTCATTATTTTTAATTTACTGGGAGACAGCCTGCGAGATGTACTTGATCCCAAGAAAAATACAGCTTAA
- a CDS encoding dipeptide/oligopeptide/nickel ABC transporter ATP-binding protein: protein MAHEELPILELRNLCKTYELKGHRTVDALKAVHLELYPGECLGIVGESGSGKSTLARCVTHLERLTSGQIRYRQQDITRLNGKALRQQRKQIQMVFQEPSAIFNPRMKIGAFIREPLINYKIMKGQQAEQEVLRLLGRVGLSAATADKYPHELSGGEQQRAVIARAIGVEPDIILFDEATSALDVSIQQQILDLLVELRKDTGISSIFISHDLAVVQQVSDRIAVMYQGEVVEVVESSQLTSSANHPYTRSLMASVLSVREMKHKVQAQKQEAEQEQEQEQEKVEVLQESLSG, encoded by the coding sequence ATGGCTCATGAGGAGTTACCGATTCTGGAACTGAGAAACCTGTGCAAAACCTACGAGTTAAAGGGGCACAGGACAGTTGATGCACTGAAAGCTGTTCATTTGGAGCTGTATCCGGGAGAATGTCTGGGGATTGTCGGGGAGAGTGGGAGCGGGAAGAGCACACTGGCTAGATGTGTAACCCATTTGGAGCGATTAACTTCAGGACAGATTCGATATCGTCAGCAGGATATTACCCGATTGAACGGAAAGGCGCTACGGCAGCAACGAAAACAGATCCAGATGGTATTCCAGGAGCCTTCGGCTATCTTTAATCCGCGAATGAAGATTGGAGCTTTTATCCGGGAGCCACTCATTAATTATAAAATAATGAAAGGCCAGCAAGCGGAGCAGGAAGTGCTCAGGCTGTTGGGAAGGGTAGGATTGTCTGCCGCTACGGCGGATAAATATCCGCATGAACTGAGCGGGGGAGAGCAGCAGAGAGCAGTTATTGCTCGTGCGATTGGAGTAGAGCCAGACATCATCCTGTTCGATGAAGCCACCTCCGCACTGGATGTTTCCATTCAGCAGCAGATCCTGGATCTGTTGGTGGAGTTGAGAAAGGATACAGGTATCTCATCTATTTTCATATCGCATGATCTGGCGGTGGTCCAGCAGGTTAGTGATCGAATTGCCGTGATGTACCAAGGCGAAGTCGTTGAGGTTGTGGAGAGTTCACAGCTAACCAGCTCAGCGAATCATCCCTACACCCGTAGCCTAATGGCCTCGGTGTTGTCCGTGAGGGAAATGAAGCATAAGGTGCAGGCGCAGAAGCAGGAAGCGGAACAAGAACAGGAACAGGAACAAGAGAAGGTGGAGGTTCTTCAGGAAAGTCTTTCGGGATAA
- the csaA gene encoding chaperone CsaA encodes MATFEEFMQHDIRVGTVVEAEPFPKARIPAIKMTIDFGPLGLKRSSAQITQRYTPDMIIGKQVIAVVNFPPRRIAGFVSEVLVLGGVPGEGDVVLLTPDSPLPNGTPIA; translated from the coding sequence ATGGCTACTTTTGAAGAGTTCATGCAACATGACATCCGGGTTGGTACAGTGGTGGAAGCCGAACCCTTTCCAAAAGCTCGCATTCCCGCTATTAAAATGACGATCGACTTCGGACCACTTGGCCTGAAACGTTCCAGTGCTCAGATTACCCAACGCTACACGCCTGACATGATCATTGGCAAACAGGTGATTGCTGTAGTTAATTTTCCACCCCGGCGGATTGCCGGTTTTGTCTCTGAAGTACTCGTGCTGGGCGGCGTGCCTGGTGAAGGTGATGTTGTCTTGCTCACACCGGATAGTCCATTGCCAAATGGAACACCGATAGCCTGA
- the udk gene encoding uridine kinase, translating into MLIIGIAGGTGSGKTTVARSVIDRLGSGKVTFISQDNYYKDQSQLTPEQRRLTNYDHPFAFDNDLLIEHLTLLKKGQAAYAPVYDFTIDNRAANETVELAPNHIVIVEGLHVLIDEHLRSLMDIKVFVDTDSDVRILRRVLRDIEERGRTIQSVYKQYLETVKPMHDAFIEPSKKYADIIIPEGGHNEVGIQMLSILTEKYLTGENWNGA; encoded by the coding sequence ATGCTCATTATTGGTATCGCCGGAGGAACCGGCTCCGGTAAAACGACGGTAGCTCGCTCCGTCATAGACCGTCTGGGATCAGGTAAGGTCACATTTATATCCCAAGACAATTATTACAAAGACCAGTCGCAGCTCACACCTGAGCAACGTCGACTCACCAATTACGATCACCCGTTTGCATTCGATAATGATCTGTTGATTGAGCATCTCACCCTGTTGAAAAAAGGCCAAGCGGCGTATGCTCCCGTATATGACTTCACCATAGATAACCGTGCTGCCAATGAGACGGTTGAACTGGCACCGAACCATATTGTCATTGTAGAAGGATTGCATGTGCTGATCGACGAACATCTGCGCAGTCTGATGGACATCAAAGTATTTGTTGATACTGATTCCGATGTGCGGATTTTGCGGAGAGTACTGCGGGACATCGAGGAACGCGGACGCACAATTCAATCCGTGTACAAACAATATCTCGAAACGGTAAAACCGATGCACGATGCTTTTATCGAGCCATCCAAAAAGTATGCTGATATCATTATTCCAGAAGGCGGACATAATGAAGTAGGCATTCAAATGTTATCCATCCTCACTGAGAAATACCTCACCGGAGAGAATTGGAATGGGGCTTAA
- a CDS encoding PRD domain-containing protein, translating into MRTLKVIKKVNNNVAIAINDNNEEVFVVGKGVGFLKTPYELTETDLVEKIFVAPKNIRMYDLLNSIPIEDIYLAEEVIKLGSQILNKQFNPNLLLTLSDHISFALTRTREGISIKNPLEWEVRTLYPDETRVGEAALKLIQEQTNLALPTAETTLIALHFVNAQVGSGEMTDTTKVTTVTGEILSVIKYALKIDFQEDSIHFMRFATHIRYFIMRQMSGKSLKDENESLFLMVKEKFPKELACVEKIADFLKNNYGWTCSDDEKLYLILHIQRLISN; encoded by the coding sequence GTGAGGACATTGAAGGTTATTAAGAAAGTAAATAACAACGTGGCGATTGCCATTAATGATAACAATGAAGAAGTATTTGTCGTAGGTAAAGGGGTAGGATTTCTGAAAACGCCTTATGAGCTGACAGAGACGGACTTGGTGGAGAAAATTTTCGTAGCACCGAAAAATATCCGTATGTATGACCTGCTGAACAGTATTCCGATTGAGGATATATATCTCGCTGAGGAAGTGATTAAGCTAGGCAGTCAGATTCTGAATAAACAATTTAACCCGAACCTGCTTCTCACCCTGTCCGACCATATCAGTTTTGCATTAACCCGAACCAGAGAAGGCATCAGTATCAAAAATCCGCTGGAATGGGAAGTGCGGACACTCTATCCGGACGAGACCCGGGTGGGGGAGGCTGCGCTGAAGCTGATACAGGAGCAAACGAATCTGGCTTTGCCGACAGCCGAAACGACGCTGATTGCTCTACACTTTGTCAATGCACAGGTTGGCTCGGGAGAGATGACGGATACGACCAAGGTAACCACAGTTACAGGTGAAATTCTATCCGTGATCAAATATGCTCTCAAAATTGATTTTCAGGAAGACTCCATTCACTTTATGCGATTTGCGACACATATCAGATATTTCATTATGCGGCAAATGAGCGGTAAATCGCTCAAAGACGAGAATGAATCGCTGTTTCTGATGGTGAAGGAGAAGTTTCCGAAGGAACTTGCTTGTGTGGAGAAGATTGCTGATTTTCTTAAAAACAATTACGGCTGGACCTGTTCGGATGATGAAAAATTATATCTGATTCTGCATATCCAACGATTAATCTCGAACTAA
- a CDS encoding DUF5704 domain-containing protein codes for MDKNSDPYPRSELTEVSLTPHYMDDNQYYNADLNMPKLVSVDSFNGRRTVFTMKIGGVINATAAREYNSPKWSADYIFNTDLYWKGLVEITKEINLTAGGQLSLNQSKQLNATVKTKTGDGNFGAETNVNTGSGGTTTWESSNPGVATVSNSGLVQAVSRGTTTITVLWEKDDFTLTTTTNIGVEEDPGPGGENGNGGGGGGCTPTIGPPSAGTIMSMNDLDPNANGVIKSDNRDNETFNVLKGIPTSESLYTNALADNYLFKQAWAKMSGRVTYDCNITISYDREWTVPGPEICDDDGCTPGPPIPANDTVPKPYIFQITRDYSYWKINNLEVYKIAKATMNNYALPGESVTMNPTGYTPPTLESRNDESVESHVRPGQTTSISYTPPKITGGLNQPPSVPDDTSRLKGMAESNTPQSKVNNDLVKFNSTTIMNDVEATKDGPTPSNIPNPTTIGRDVLYKPGNMISNSLLNKADTTSSGEIYYDLLPGNVNGGANKVLPINGINTVTVHTPVVNYAWVSDDQPHNQKTAPDPTSAALILERPFIVRIPTSGQHLDAASYPGYGNRDYAKYFRIKQVQFPFDVYNADRSQFIPAKTWVDIPVNQLDTTFYLPVWVDEGKYHIVFRNIAENAPANFTEQQDANTHLAHHVAADTVPVDVIGRLYDFHVTDISDYNWENVFRKRLGSPEPTGYSYWTGMNSIDGNPRGNLAPFVLPIRPGSHPVQGFANASVKTGYHFKFDLKTKGNMFGKQDGIRITPTFAFVSKDGASRQEVDLYYHRGQERLIRIGSAQDLEKRFVVLNSRLRNVPGTELGDTARYQYTYELSAEERNQRTLAEHMVRLVDQTSHQKTWVGRYDWMILSAPIRTLIGPKTDIPSGVNVDRANAAIQRWYGEYSLPADVYAVPKGTDLEPLARQNQLDEKSNIFLKNGYIVVNFNMESLRNGNTEAPHLQYIHAPLMNQWQMEGFNNTPTDSQGRTWPLKDGDIVFYHADLSSRNDFQSQVPH; via the coding sequence ATGGATAAGAACAGCGATCCTTATCCAAGATCAGAATTAACCGAGGTCTCTCTAACGCCTCATTATATGGACGACAACCAATATTACAATGCGGATTTAAACATGCCTAAACTTGTTTCTGTTGACTCCTTCAATGGTAGAAGAACAGTGTTCACAATGAAAATAGGGGGCGTTATCAATGCAACAGCTGCTAGAGAATATAACTCACCTAAATGGTCGGCAGATTACATCTTCAATACAGATCTTTACTGGAAAGGTCTTGTTGAAATAACCAAAGAGATCAACCTAACCGCTGGCGGGCAACTTAGCTTGAACCAATCCAAACAATTGAATGCTACGGTCAAAACGAAAACTGGAGATGGAAACTTTGGAGCGGAGACCAATGTAAACACTGGCAGCGGTGGTACAACTACATGGGAATCTTCCAATCCTGGTGTCGCTACCGTTAGTAATTCCGGATTAGTTCAAGCCGTCAGTAGAGGAACAACAACCATCACCGTATTGTGGGAAAAAGACGATTTCACCTTAACTACCACAACAAACATTGGCGTTGAAGAAGATCCGGGTCCTGGTGGTGAGAACGGTAACGGAGGCGGTGGTGGAGGTTGCACGCCAACGATTGGACCACCTTCTGCTGGGACCATCATGAGCATGAATGATCTCGATCCAAATGCCAATGGTGTTATTAAGTCAGATAACAGAGATAATGAGACATTCAATGTATTAAAAGGAATCCCTACTTCTGAATCACTCTACACGAATGCCTTAGCTGACAATTACCTGTTTAAACAAGCTTGGGCGAAAATGAGCGGTAGAGTTACATACGACTGCAATATCACAATCTCTTACGACAGAGAATGGACAGTACCTGGACCAGAAATATGTGATGATGATGGTTGTACACCAGGACCGCCCATACCCGCGAACGACACGGTACCCAAGCCATACATCTTCCAAATCACAAGAGATTACTCCTATTGGAAAATTAACAATCTGGAAGTATACAAGATCGCTAAAGCAACCATGAATAATTACGCTTTGCCTGGTGAGAGCGTTACGATGAATCCAACAGGATACACACCACCAACACTGGAGTCTAGAAATGATGAATCTGTAGAAAGCCATGTTCGACCAGGGCAAACCACTTCAATATCATATACTCCACCCAAAATAACAGGTGGTTTGAATCAACCTCCCAGTGTGCCTGATGATACATCACGGTTAAAAGGCATGGCTGAATCCAACACACCTCAAAGTAAAGTGAATAATGATCTAGTAAAATTCAACAGCACAACCATTATGAATGATGTGGAAGCAACCAAAGATGGCCCAACACCATCCAACATTCCTAATCCAACAACAATTGGGCGCGATGTACTGTACAAACCGGGTAATATGATCAGCAATTCTCTGCTGAATAAAGCAGACACCACAAGCTCTGGAGAGATTTATTATGATTTGCTACCGGGTAACGTGAACGGCGGCGCCAACAAAGTATTGCCGATTAACGGCATCAATACCGTCACGGTACACACCCCTGTCGTCAACTACGCCTGGGTATCGGATGATCAGCCGCATAATCAGAAAACCGCACCGGACCCAACCAGCGCTGCACTCATTCTGGAGCGTCCGTTCATTGTGCGAATTCCCACATCAGGACAGCACTTGGACGCAGCGAGTTATCCCGGTTATGGAAATCGGGACTATGCCAAATATTTTCGGATCAAACAGGTACAATTCCCGTTTGATGTCTATAACGCTGACCGGAGTCAGTTTATCCCTGCCAAGACATGGGTCGATATTCCGGTCAATCAACTGGACACCACATTCTATCTCCCTGTATGGGTAGACGAAGGCAAGTATCACATTGTATTCCGCAACATTGCAGAGAATGCACCGGCAAACTTTACCGAGCAACAGGATGCCAATACCCATTTGGCACATCATGTTGCAGCAGACACCGTACCCGTAGATGTCATCGGAAGGTTATATGATTTTCACGTCACTGATATCTCCGATTACAACTGGGAAAATGTATTTCGCAAGCGATTGGGCAGTCCCGAACCAACGGGCTATAGCTACTGGACTGGGATGAATAGCATTGATGGTAATCCACGAGGTAACCTGGCTCCATTTGTATTGCCCATCCGACCAGGAAGCCATCCGGTGCAGGGATTCGCTAACGCGTCTGTGAAGACGGGGTACCATTTCAAGTTCGATCTGAAGACCAAGGGCAATATGTTTGGCAAACAGGATGGGATTAGAATAACACCCACTTTTGCTTTTGTGAGTAAAGACGGGGCCTCCCGGCAAGAAGTGGATCTGTACTACCATCGCGGTCAGGAACGCCTAATCCGTATCGGATCGGCACAGGATCTGGAGAAACGCTTTGTTGTCCTGAACTCAAGGCTTCGAAATGTACCCGGCACAGAGTTAGGCGATACAGCGCGTTATCAGTATACTTATGAACTGTCAGCGGAAGAACGTAACCAACGTACGCTGGCAGAACATATGGTCCGCTTGGTCGATCAGACTTCTCATCAAAAAACGTGGGTAGGTCGCTATGACTGGATGATCCTGTCCGCTCCGATTAGGACGCTTATTGGGCCCAAAACGGACATTCCTTCCGGGGTCAACGTGGACCGGGCCAATGCAGCAATCCAACGCTGGTACGGGGAGTACAGCTTACCAGCCGATGTATATGCCGTACCAAAAGGTACGGATCTCGAACCCCTTGCCCGACAAAATCAACTAGATGAGAAATCGAATATTTTTCTGAAAAATGGCTATATTGTGGTCAACTTCAACATGGAGAGCCTGCGGAATGGAAATACAGAGGCACCCCATCTGCAATATATTCATGCACCATTGATGAATCAATGGCAGATGGAAGGTTTCAACAACACACCAACTGACAGCCAAGGTAGAACCTGGCCGCTGAAGGATGGCGATATTGTCTTTTACCATGCTGATCTGTCCAGTCGGAACGATTTCCAATCCCAAGTACCACACTAG
- a CDS encoding ABC transporter substrate-binding protein: MKRNLQKSILLTIVSMFVVFLLAACGTTNNPSTSSDATEKSAATDNGTTSAPTHLNVALFWLGSNLDPAEEWNGWTLTRAAIGETLIQFEENMKLVPKIADTWERVDDTTWHFHIREGVTFHNGNKVTADAVKKSIERSIELNERGKATVPVASMTAEGQDLTIKTTEPYASLLGNIAEPLFIIVDTSADTFKFKSEPIATGPFMVTGYTPDQEIQVKKYDGYWGGAADVDTLTLKYIKDDSTRALALQSGEIDVASNVGRSSLALFQDKSQYTIDEIPSLRTQFVWFNTTNPLLSDPEVRRAISYGIDREMYANTLVGGQAAKGPFTSALPFGYDKIKGYDYEPEKAKQLLDGAGFKDADGDGIREKDAKKLTLQLILNSAYESDSIVAAAMQSQLKEIGVQLEMTSYEDLTDHQKSGNYDLALTSINTGITGDPQYILDFYFMTGAEWNVGGYSNPKLDEVITRLHSEFDVEKRYALAAEAQQMILDDAAYMFLTYTPINIVSKSTVQGATMYPIDFYLLDRNIKVGQ; the protein is encoded by the coding sequence ATGAAGAGGAATTTACAAAAATCAATCCTGCTCACCATCGTATCCATGTTCGTTGTGTTCTTGCTTGCAGCTTGTGGTACTACCAATAATCCATCGACCTCGTCGGATGCAACGGAGAAGTCGGCGGCTACGGACAATGGTACGACAAGTGCACCAACGCATCTGAATGTGGCCCTGTTCTGGCTTGGCAGCAACCTGGACCCGGCAGAAGAATGGAACGGCTGGACACTTACGCGTGCAGCGATTGGTGAGACACTGATTCAGTTTGAAGAGAATATGAAGCTGGTTCCTAAAATTGCAGATACCTGGGAACGTGTGGATGATACGACATGGCATTTTCATATTCGAGAGGGTGTAACTTTCCATAACGGAAACAAAGTAACCGCCGACGCGGTGAAAAAATCGATCGAACGCTCCATTGAGTTAAATGAAAGAGGTAAAGCAACTGTGCCAGTTGCGTCGATGACTGCTGAAGGACAAGATCTGACGATCAAGACGACAGAGCCTTACGCATCCTTGCTTGGCAATATTGCCGAGCCGCTGTTTATCATCGTGGATACTAGCGCAGATACATTCAAATTCAAGAGCGAGCCGATTGCTACTGGACCATTTATGGTGACAGGATATACGCCGGATCAGGAGATCCAGGTGAAAAAGTATGACGGGTATTGGGGCGGTGCGGCAGATGTCGACACATTGACGTTGAAATACATCAAGGATGACAGCACACGTGCTCTTGCTCTGCAATCTGGTGAGATTGATGTAGCAAGTAACGTGGGACGCAGCAGTCTGGCATTATTCCAGGACAAGAGTCAATATACCATTGATGAAATTCCAAGCCTGCGCACCCAGTTCGTATGGTTCAACACGACCAATCCACTGCTGAGTGACCCGGAGGTTCGCAGGGCGATCTCTTATGGTATTGATCGGGAGATGTACGCAAATACGCTGGTGGGCGGTCAGGCAGCCAAAGGACCATTCACCTCAGCTCTGCCTTTTGGCTATGACAAGATCAAAGGATATGATTACGAACCCGAGAAAGCTAAACAGCTGCTGGATGGGGCTGGATTCAAGGATGCAGATGGCGATGGCATTCGTGAAAAAGATGCCAAGAAGCTGACGCTACAACTGATTCTCAACTCCGCTTACGAGTCCGATTCAATTGTGGCTGCTGCGATGCAGTCCCAGCTTAAGGAGATCGGTGTTCAATTGGAGATGACCTCTTATGAGGATCTAACCGATCATCAGAAGAGCGGAAATTACGATCTTGCTTTAACAAGTATCAATACAGGCATCACGGGTGACCCGCAATATATTTTGGATTTCTACTTTATGACGGGTGCGGAATGGAATGTGGGCGGATATAGCAATCCGAAGCTCGATGAAGTCATTACTCGTCTTCACTCCGAGTTTGATGTGGAGAAAAGGTATGCTCTCGCAGCAGAGGCTCAGCAGATGATTCTGGATGATGCAGCCTATATGTTTTTGACCTATACCCCGATTAATATTGTGAGTAAAAGTACCGTGCAAGGTGCGACGATGTATCCCATCGACTTTTATCTGTTGGATCGTAATATTAAGGTTGGGCAGTAA